One window of Mangrovibacterium diazotrophicum genomic DNA carries:
- a CDS encoding dihydroorotase, whose product MKQTIIHNAIVINEGQRFRGGVIIEGEFIAKIFRGDLPESQMEHAELIDAEERWLIPGAIDDQVHFREPGLTHKGEIATESMAALAGGVTSYMEMPNTNPQSTTQEELEKKYARAAEVSAVNYSFYMGATNNNLDEVLKTDPRKICGIKVFMGSSTGNMLVDDQETLGEIFKNAPTLVATHCEDEAIIKRNIEIYRAKYGEVVPISRHPKIRSAEACFKSSSKAVELASKYDTRLHVLHISTADEMVLFQPGPVKDKKITAEVCVHHLWFEEKDYAAYGTRIKWNPAVKSADDRKALWEALLDDRIDVIATDHAPHTLDEKSHSYFKAPSGGPLVQHSVTAMFEFVLQGKLTAEKVVEKMCHAPADLFRIDRRGYIREGYYADLVLLNPNKSWVVCPENIIYKCGWSPFEGTTFNTQVSKTFINGQLAYDRGHIEPSVRGKRLEFNY is encoded by the coding sequence ATGAAACAGACCATCATCCACAACGCTATTGTCATCAATGAAGGACAGCGTTTCCGGGGAGGAGTCATTATCGAAGGTGAATTTATCGCAAAAATATTCCGGGGAGACCTTCCCGAATCGCAAATGGAACATGCCGAGTTGATTGATGCTGAAGAGCGTTGGTTGATTCCGGGAGCTATTGACGACCAGGTTCACTTCCGCGAGCCGGGTTTGACCCACAAAGGTGAAATTGCCACCGAATCGATGGCGGCACTAGCCGGCGGGGTGACTTCATACATGGAGATGCCGAATACCAATCCGCAATCCACCACTCAGGAAGAACTGGAAAAGAAATACGCGCGCGCTGCTGAAGTGTCGGCCGTGAACTATTCGTTTTACATGGGTGCCACCAACAACAACCTGGACGAAGTCCTGAAAACCGATCCGCGTAAAATTTGCGGCATTAAGGTTTTTATGGGTTCCTCTACCGGGAACATGCTGGTTGACGACCAGGAAACACTGGGGGAGATCTTCAAAAATGCGCCAACACTGGTTGCGACGCACTGCGAGGACGAAGCCATCATTAAACGAAACATTGAAATTTACCGGGCAAAATACGGTGAGGTTGTGCCGATTTCGCGCCACCCGAAAATCCGGAGTGCCGAAGCCTGTTTCAAATCATCGTCGAAAGCGGTGGAGCTGGCCTCGAAATACGATACCCGCTTGCACGTGCTGCACATTTCAACTGCCGACGAAATGGTGCTGTTCCAACCGGGACCGGTGAAAGATAAAAAGATTACCGCCGAGGTTTGTGTGCACCACCTTTGGTTCGAAGAAAAAGATTACGCCGCTTACGGAACCCGTATTAAATGGAACCCAGCTGTGAAATCGGCCGACGACCGCAAAGCTTTGTGGGAAGCGCTGCTCGACGATCGCATTGATGTGATTGCAACCGACCATGCCCCGCACACGCTGGACGAAAAATCTCACTCCTACTTTAAAGCGCCATCGGGCGGACCGCTGGTACAGCACTCAGTAACGGCGATGTTCGAGTTTGTGCTCCAGGGAAAACTAACGGCTGAAAAGGTAGTTGAGAAAATGTGCCATGCTCCGGCCGACCTGTTCCGCATCGACCGTCGCGGATATATTCGCGAAGGCTACTATGCCGACCTGGTGCTGCTAAACCCGAATAAGAGCTGGGTGGTTTGCCCGGAAAACATCATCTACAAATGCGGTTGGTCACCATTTGAAGGAACAACATTCAACACACAAGTATCGAAGACTTTTATCAACGGTCAACTGGCTTACGATCGCGGCCACATTGAACCTAGCGTTCGCGGGAAACGACTCGAATTCAACTACTAA
- a CDS encoding polyprenol monophosphomannose synthase, whose translation MKINLVIIPTYNEKENIERMIRKVFSLKTPFEILILDDNSPDKTAEIVQRLQIEFPGKLHLVQRQGKLGLGTAYLTGFKWALEYGADYIFEMDCDFSHNPEDLEKLLEACDKNEADVAIGSRYIKGINVINWPLGRVLMSYFASVYVRMITGMKIMDTTAGFKCFRRSVLEAIDLDDIQLKGYGFQVEMKFTAWKHGFNITEVPIIFTDRQEGSSKMSGGIFNEALWGILRMKIRSWFKHYIPQKSQLS comes from the coding sequence GTGAAAATTAATTTGGTTATCATTCCAACCTACAATGAAAAAGAGAACATTGAACGAATGATTCGCAAGGTTTTCTCTTTAAAAACCCCTTTTGAAATCTTAATTCTGGACGACAATTCACCTGATAAAACGGCCGAAATTGTGCAAAGGTTGCAGATTGAATTCCCCGGAAAACTGCATTTGGTACAACGCCAAGGGAAATTAGGATTGGGTACAGCTTACCTCACCGGATTTAAGTGGGCACTGGAATATGGCGCCGACTATATTTTCGAAATGGACTGTGACTTTTCGCATAATCCGGAAGACCTGGAAAAGCTTCTCGAGGCCTGCGACAAAAATGAAGCAGACGTAGCTATCGGCTCCCGTTACATCAAGGGAATTAACGTGATCAACTGGCCGCTTGGACGCGTACTGATGTCGTACTTTGCATCAGTTTATGTGCGGATGATCACCGGCATGAAGATTATGGATACCACAGCTGGTTTTAAATGTTTCCGTCGTTCGGTGCTCGAAGCGATTGACCTGGATGACATTCAACTGAAGGGCTACGGCTTCCAGGTTGAAATGAAATTCACGGCCTGGAAACACGGCTTTAACATTACCGAAGTACCTATCATTTTTACCGACCGCCAGGAAGGAAGCTCCAAAATGAGTGGCGGGATCTTCAATGAAGCGCTTTGGGGAATCCTGAGAATGAAGATTCGCAGCTGGTTCAAACACTACATTCCACAAAAATCGCAACTATCGTAA
- a CDS encoding sigma-54 interaction domain-containing protein, producing MEFRCKKAGNECYGVKELTLLSEISQRLIQSKELKNDLSVILELLVKSLYAERSFLTIFNRQNSTIYIEAAYGYSSAQQARGKYDLGEGIIGRVVELARPIVVDKIAESSLFLNKTQQELKSKEGKDLTYVCVPVMEDGQVTGALSLIRVYNPFITKDENLYLLSVIGGLISRVVSSKQEQVEELEVLRQKNKELQSKLDDDHRPVNIVGNSGKMRDVYSLVNMVAETNSTVLIRGESGIGKELIADAIHYTSKRAKNSFVKVNCSALPDSLIESELFGHEKGAFTGADSRRKGRFELADGGTIFLDEIGDIPLSTQVKILRILQQREFERLGGTETIKVDVRIVAATNRNLEKAIEDGEFREDLFYRINVFPLYIPPLRERRDDIPLLVDHFIEKFNKRNGTGVKRITTSALNMLMVYSWPGNIRELENCVERACILTTDNVIHSYNLPPSLQTADSTNTQSRGGLVYTVEQVEKQLIREALTTTKGNIAKAADLLMVTERMLGTRVKKYEIDAWRFKV from the coding sequence ATGGAATTTAGATGCAAAAAAGCAGGAAATGAATGTTACGGCGTAAAGGAGCTAACCCTTTTGTCTGAGATTAGTCAGCGACTAATTCAGAGCAAAGAACTCAAAAATGATTTGTCGGTAATTCTGGAGCTTCTGGTTAAAAGTCTCTATGCAGAAAGAAGCTTTCTTACAATTTTCAACAGGCAGAATTCAACAATTTATATTGAAGCTGCATATGGTTATAGTTCAGCGCAACAGGCCAGAGGAAAGTATGATTTAGGAGAAGGAATTATTGGACGAGTCGTTGAGTTAGCGAGACCGATTGTCGTTGACAAGATCGCAGAATCGAGTTTGTTCCTGAATAAAACCCAGCAGGAACTCAAATCGAAGGAAGGAAAAGATTTAACTTATGTATGTGTGCCGGTTATGGAAGACGGACAGGTGACGGGCGCGCTAAGTTTAATCAGAGTCTACAATCCGTTTATTACCAAAGATGAAAACCTTTATTTACTGTCGGTTATCGGCGGCCTCATTTCACGTGTTGTGAGCTCGAAGCAGGAGCAGGTGGAAGAATTGGAGGTGCTCCGTCAGAAAAATAAAGAACTACAAAGCAAGCTGGACGATGACCATCGCCCGGTAAATATTGTCGGAAACTCGGGGAAAATGCGCGACGTGTATTCTCTGGTGAATATGGTGGCCGAGACAAACTCGACTGTTCTGATTCGCGGGGAGAGTGGTATTGGTAAGGAATTGATTGCCGATGCGATACATTACACCAGCAAGCGCGCGAAGAACAGCTTTGTGAAAGTGAACTGTTCTGCACTTCCCGATTCGCTGATCGAAAGTGAATTGTTCGGGCATGAAAAAGGTGCTTTTACCGGGGCCGACAGTCGCCGCAAAGGGCGTTTCGAGCTGGCTGATGGTGGAACGATATTCCTGGATGAAATCGGGGATATTCCGCTTTCGACGCAGGTGAAGATCCTTCGTATTCTTCAACAGCGCGAGTTCGAACGGTTGGGCGGAACCGAAACGATTAAAGTTGATGTGCGTATTGTTGCGGCAACAAACCGAAACCTGGAAAAAGCCATTGAGGACGGTGAGTTCCGCGAGGACTTGTTCTATCGGATCAATGTTTTCCCGTTGTACATTCCGCCATTGCGCGAACGCCGCGACGACATTCCGTTGCTGGTTGACCACTTCATCGAAAAATTCAATAAGCGAAACGGAACGGGAGTGAAGCGAATCACAACCAGCGCGCTGAATATGCTGATGGTTTACAGTTGGCCGGGAAACATCCGGGAACTTGAAAACTGTGTGGAGCGGGCTTGTATTTTGACGACTGATAACGTGATCCATTCCTATAATTTGCCACCATCGTTGCAAACAGCCGACTCGACAAACACACAGTCTCGTGGAGGTTTGGTTTATACGGTTGAGCAGGTAGAGAAACAGTTGATCCGAGAGGCATTAACAACAACCAAAGGGAATATTGCCAAAGCGGCAGACCTGTTGATGGTTACTGAACGGATGCTGGGAACACGTGTAAAGAAGTACGAAATCGACGCCTGGCGTTTTAAAGTCTAG
- a CDS encoding GNAT family N-acetyltransferase: MHLTFVEIDLENQEHVDALIVLLDCYMQDPMGISDPMPEGLAPKIISGLREYPGYLGFLVKAGDRYAALANCNRNFSTFKAKYLINIHDFIVHPDFRGQGVGQFLLDEIASYGERNGYCRVNLEVRHDNENAQKLYIKAGFVECNPPMYFWERVW; the protein is encoded by the coding sequence ATGCATTTGACTTTTGTTGAAATTGATCTGGAAAATCAGGAGCATGTTGATGCTTTGATCGTTCTGTTGGATTGCTACATGCAAGACCCGATGGGAATTAGCGATCCAATGCCTGAGGGATTGGCGCCGAAAATAATCAGTGGTTTGCGGGAGTATCCCGGTTATTTGGGGTTCCTGGTGAAAGCTGGTGATCGTTATGCGGCCTTAGCAAATTGCAATCGAAACTTCTCGACCTTCAAAGCCAAGTACCTGATCAATATTCACGATTTTATTGTACATCCCGACTTTCGTGGGCAAGGTGTCGGACAGTTTCTGCTGGACGAAATTGCTTCCTACGGCGAGCGGAATGGTTATTGCCGCGTCAATCTCGAGGTTCGGCACGACAATGAAAATGCTCAGAAATTGTATATAAAGGCCGGATTTGTTGAATGTAATCCGCCCATGTATTTCTGGGAACGAGTTTGGTAA
- a CDS encoding right-handed parallel beta-helix repeat-containing protein has translation MNRLLVILALLMLQVSVFAQTPYSFNYQAVVRDSEGKVMTDKVVDFAIDIILNSQAVYSETHTGIDTGTNGIVNFKIGEGTATSGSFTDIDWGAGAYKIRVTMNGELLGISNVTAVPIALYAVKSMDNPWEYNSGDYSLSYTKGLTEVQDLKINGSSDLSPEAGMIRYDVSSNDFIGYNGSEWKSLTEGNSSSESSSSLWSFNTENNSISYTDGLTELKDLKIYGSSNLSPEAGMVRFNTSSNDFEGYNGTEWKSLTATATNTTTTVVDTLWTVDAATKSISYTDGLTELKDLKISGSSNLSPEAGMIRFDNSTNDFQAYDGTAWKSMIAASTNTETTIVDTLWTVDATSKSITYNDGVTKVKDLVISGNSDATPEAGMIRYDADTKDFTGYTGSEWKSLVTAAAGTETTIVDTLWTVDSETKSISYTDGLTELKDLKISGSSNVDAEEGMIRFDSTTKDFVGYNGTEWKSMIADAGTETTVVDTLWTLGSEDKSISYTDGLTELKELRLSGNNDTISAEGMIRYDADDKDFLGYNGTEWKSLTAEASATTTGDYISTEAELKTAIENQVSNIVIDADFEITSPITIAYSLRMESLGAPKTISTKGTNAFTINASNVTIDNILFASSGGGVALSIESGLTDVTLSNLRMSAFERAIYKNGSAGSSQTSRLTFNNIKVLNSVNSGETAAVCILGNVDDLSIEDMTIDESQGKGIFIMYSCSGQLDRIKISNTAHDALTLAKNTTSESPTKSFSLANISINSTDGNGLIISESSATTSNVTVKNATGSGIEITGSSTDINPPVSLTNLNISGTKASGTNSYGIMLKGDATATISNFYITGTSTSAVDDQAVGVYALDSQNFIVNGGIFMKLGKLISVETSN, from the coding sequence ATGAACAGGTTATTAGTCATATTGGCACTATTGATGCTCCAGGTAAGCGTCTTCGCCCAAACACCCTATTCATTTAATTATCAAGCTGTCGTACGAGACTCTGAAGGAAAAGTAATGACCGATAAAGTTGTCGATTTTGCGATCGACATCATCTTAAACAGCCAAGCCGTTTATTCCGAAACACATACCGGAATTGACACTGGCACCAACGGAATTGTCAACTTCAAAATCGGAGAAGGAACTGCAACAAGTGGAAGCTTCACCGATATTGATTGGGGAGCCGGAGCCTACAAAATCCGAGTAACCATGAACGGAGAATTGCTGGGTATATCGAATGTTACAGCAGTGCCAATTGCACTTTATGCTGTAAAATCAATGGATAATCCATGGGAGTATAACTCAGGCGATTATTCGTTATCATACACGAAAGGGCTTACAGAAGTACAGGACTTAAAAATTAACGGCAGCAGTGATCTTTCTCCGGAAGCGGGGATGATTCGTTACGATGTTTCAAGCAACGACTTCATTGGATACAACGGCTCGGAGTGGAAGTCACTAACTGAAGGCAATTCATCCTCTGAGTCATCAAGCTCACTTTGGTCTTTTAATACCGAAAACAATTCGATTTCATACACCGATGGATTAACAGAGTTGAAAGACCTGAAAATCTATGGTAGTAGCAATCTGTCACCGGAAGCAGGGATGGTTCGTTTCAATACCAGTAGCAATGATTTCGAAGGCTACAACGGAACGGAATGGAAATCGTTGACAGCGACTGCGACCAATACAACAACAACAGTTGTTGACACCCTGTGGACAGTTGATGCTGCAACCAAATCGATTTCATATACCGACGGTTTAACTGAACTAAAAGACTTAAAAATCTCGGGCAGCAGTAACTTATCGCCGGAAGCAGGGATGATTCGTTTCGACAATTCGACCAATGACTTCCAAGCCTACGATGGCACAGCATGGAAATCGATGATTGCCGCTTCAACAAATACAGAAACGACGATTGTTGATACTCTCTGGACTGTTGATGCAACCAGCAAATCAATCACCTACAATGATGGAGTCACGAAAGTGAAAGACCTCGTAATTTCTGGAAACAGCGATGCTACTCCGGAAGCAGGGATGATTCGCTACGATGCCGACACGAAAGACTTCACCGGCTACACCGGCAGCGAATGGAAATCACTTGTGACTGCTGCTGCAGGAACTGAAACCACAATTGTGGATACCCTGTGGACTGTAGATAGCGAAACAAAATCCATCTCATATACCGATGGTTTGACTGAGTTGAAAGATCTGAAAATTTCAGGAAGCAGCAATGTTGACGCAGAAGAAGGAATGATTCGCTTTGACTCCACAACGAAAGATTTTGTGGGTTACAACGGTACGGAATGGAAATCAATGATTGCTGATGCCGGAACAGAAACAACAGTGGTTGATACCTTGTGGACACTAGGCTCAGAGGATAAATCGATTTCATACACCGACGGTTTAACCGAGCTGAAAGAGCTTCGGTTGTCGGGGAACAACGATACAATTTCCGCGGAAGGTATGATCCGCTACGATGCTGACGATAAAGATTTTCTTGGCTACAATGGTACCGAGTGGAAATCGCTGACAGCCGAGGCATCCGCTACAACTACCGGCGACTACATCAGCACCGAAGCTGAACTAAAAACAGCAATCGAGAATCAAGTTTCCAATATTGTTATCGACGCTGACTTCGAAATTACTAGCCCAATCACTATTGCCTACAGCCTCCGTATGGAGTCGCTTGGTGCCCCTAAAACAATCTCTACGAAAGGCACAAACGCCTTTACAATTAACGCCAGCAATGTGACGATTGACAATATACTCTTTGCATCAAGCGGCGGCGGCGTTGCCCTTTCTATCGAATCCGGGCTTACAGATGTCACGTTAAGTAACCTTCGTATGTCAGCATTCGAACGTGCTATTTACAAAAACGGAAGCGCGGGATCTAGTCAAACCAGTCGCTTAACTTTCAATAATATCAAAGTATTGAACTCGGTTAACTCAGGAGAAACAGCCGCTGTATGTATCCTCGGAAATGTCGATGACCTCTCGATTGAAGATATGACTATAGACGAATCTCAAGGAAAAGGCATTTTTATAATGTATAGCTGTTCCGGCCAACTTGATCGTATAAAAATCTCCAACACAGCTCACGATGCACTGACTTTAGCTAAAAACACAACATCTGAATCTCCAACCAAAAGCTTCAGCCTCGCTAATATTAGCATTAATTCAACAGATGGAAATGGACTTATCATCTCTGAGTCATCAGCTACAACCTCGAATGTGACGGTAAAAAATGCAACCGGAAGCGGGATTGAGATTACTGGAAGCAGCACAGATATTAACCCACCGGTATCCTTAACGAACCTGAATATCTCTGGAACAAAAGCTTCGGGAACAAATTCCTACGGTATAATGCTAAAAGGAGATGCGACGGCAACAATTTCAAACTTTTACATTACCGGTACAAGCACCAGTGCAGTCGACGACCAAGCTGTTGGTGTTTATGCTTTGGACAGCCAAAACTTCATCGTAAACGGCGGGATCTTCATGAAACTCGGGAAACTGATCTCGGTGGAAACGTCAAACTAA
- a CDS encoding T9SS type A sorting domain-containing protein encodes MNKLLLFGAVLCSILTISTKAQSEQAELRVTGNAGGTMQSSSYMVDFTVGEVITDAFQGATVMLTQGFHQSDLGSASTEQGIVSGIDEEEEFQDEELSVYPNPFKKTINIAYSFAKELAMDVSVTDITGRVVMNYSDYYNSGTQQLDLSLYPKGIYFIKFYNQENQKLRTFKIIKS; translated from the coding sequence ATGAACAAATTACTTTTGTTTGGTGCCGTGTTATGTTCAATTTTGACCATTAGCACAAAAGCCCAAAGTGAACAGGCAGAGTTGCGGGTAACTGGCAACGCGGGTGGCACAATGCAGTCAAGCAGTTACATGGTCGATTTTACGGTTGGTGAAGTGATAACAGATGCATTTCAAGGTGCTACTGTAATGCTCACCCAAGGATTCCATCAATCAGATTTGGGGTCTGCTTCGACCGAACAGGGCATCGTGAGTGGAATTGACGAAGAGGAAGAATTTCAGGACGAGGAACTTAGCGTTTACCCTAACCCCTTCAAAAAGACGATTAATATCGCGTACTCCTTCGCGAAAGAATTGGCAATGGATGTCTCAGTGACAGATATCACTGGCAGAGTCGTTATGAACTACAGTGACTACTACAATTCGGGTACACAACAGTTGGACCTATCACTTTATCCCAAAGGGATTTATTTCATCAAATTTTACAATCAGGAAAATCAGAAATTGCGAACGTTTAAAATTATTAAATCTTAG
- a CDS encoding DUF423 domain-containing protein — MKTILITAAVSLALAVVIGAFGAHGLKSKLSPEMMDVYKTGVEYHFYHALGLLLVGILSIQMPSSLINFSALFLFLGIVIFSGSLYVLAITGIKWIGAITPIGGLCFIAGWLLLVLAVLKK; from the coding sequence ATGAAAACAATATTGATTACCGCTGCAGTAAGTTTAGCCCTGGCCGTTGTAATAGGTGCCTTTGGAGCACATGGTTTAAAATCGAAGTTGTCGCCCGAAATGATGGACGTCTATAAAACGGGAGTTGAATATCATTTCTACCATGCTTTGGGATTACTTTTAGTAGGAATTTTATCCATTCAGATGCCTTCTTCGCTCATCAATTTCTCAGCTTTGTTTCTGTTCCTGGGAATCGTGATTTTCTCAGGTAGTTTATATGTACTTGCTATAACCGGAATAAAATGGATCGGTGCAATCACGCCAATTGGCGGTTTGTGCTTTATTGCCGGATGGCTTTTGCTTGTTTTGGCGGTTCTTAAAAAATAG
- a CDS encoding NADH-quinone oxidoreductase subunit A, which translates to MSSEMLILFFVVAIILVGGAIVFSSLAAPSSLNPAKSEPYECGIPTEGPAWIQFNVGYYLFAIIYLIFDVETVFLFPWATVMRNIGMRAFVEIIIFFFILGIGLLYAWKKKALRWV; encoded by the coding sequence ATGAGTAGTGAAATGTTAATTCTGTTCTTTGTTGTCGCCATTATTTTAGTTGGAGGAGCAATCGTCTTTTCCTCATTGGCTGCGCCCAGCTCGCTTAATCCTGCGAAGTCCGAACCCTACGAATGTGGTATTCCAACCGAAGGTCCTGCCTGGATCCAGTTTAATGTTGGTTATTACCTGTTCGCAATTATTTACCTCATTTTCGATGTTGAAACTGTGTTTCTGTTCCCTTGGGCAACAGTGATGCGCAATATCGGCATGAGAGCCTTTGTCGAGATAATCATTTTCTTTTTTATCCTGGGAATCGGATTGTTGTACGCATGGAAAAAGAAAGCACTGAGATGGGTATAA
- a CDS encoding NADH-quinone oxidoreductase subunit B gives MNYEEFEDNDSLEIFKKSGGSILMTSIDNLLNWGRSNSVWPLTFATSCCGIEMMAAGASRHDFARFGIEVYRATPRQADVIVVAGTIVHKMAPILKRLYDQMADPKYVIAMGACAISGGPFFYNSYSVVRGVDHVIPVDVYVPGCPPRPEALLYGVMQLQRKIQTESIREPRKANDNLL, from the coding sequence ATGAATTACGAAGAATTCGAAGACAATGACTCTTTGGAAATCTTCAAGAAATCCGGTGGTAGTATTTTAATGACGAGTATTGATAACCTCCTGAACTGGGGGCGTTCGAACTCAGTATGGCCGTTGACTTTTGCTACCAGTTGTTGCGGGATTGAAATGATGGCAGCTGGAGCATCGCGGCACGACTTTGCCCGCTTCGGGATCGAAGTTTACCGTGCTACACCACGTCAGGCAGATGTGATTGTGGTTGCCGGAACAATCGTTCACAAAATGGCGCCAATCCTGAAACGCCTTTACGACCAAATGGCTGACCCCAAATATGTGATTGCGATGGGAGCCTGCGCCATTTCCGGTGGCCCCTTCTTCTATAATTCCTACAGCGTTGTGCGCGGAGTTGACCATGTGATTCCGGTCGATGTGTATGTACCGGGCTGTCCGCCGCGCCCCGAAGCATTGCTATACGGTGTGATGCAATTGCAACGCAAAATACAAACCGAATCAATTCGCGAACCTCGCAAAGCCAACGATAACCTGCTTTAA
- a CDS encoding NADH-quinone oxidoreductase subunit C produces the protein MEKLELRTELQKHFPEAEFPENTPITEMVISKDKIHEVAATLKAEEALAFDYLISMTAVDWKEKMTLVYHLESVNHRHVLVLKADVTDRTNPQIDTVADVWPTANPHECEVFDLFGIRFNNHPALRRLFLEDDYGYPLRKDFLDEVNFIER, from the coding sequence ATGGAAAAACTCGAATTACGAACCGAATTACAAAAGCATTTTCCCGAAGCAGAATTTCCCGAAAATACGCCAATCACCGAAATGGTGATCTCCAAAGATAAAATCCACGAAGTTGCCGCAACGCTGAAAGCCGAAGAAGCTTTGGCTTTTGATTACTTAATCAGTATGACCGCGGTGGACTGGAAAGAAAAAATGACGCTCGTCTACCATCTTGAATCTGTTAATCATCGTCATGTATTGGTGTTGAAAGCAGATGTTACCGATCGAACAAATCCGCAGATTGATACGGTGGCTGATGTTTGGCCAACTGCGAATCCGCACGAGTGCGAAGTTTTCGACTTGTTTGGAATCCGCTTCAATAATCACCCGGCGTTGCGCCGCCTGTTTTTGGAAGACGATTACGGCTATCCTTTGCGGAAAGATTTCCTCGACGAAGTCAATTTCATTGAACGTTAA
- a CDS encoding NADH-quinone oxidoreductase subunit D, whose translation MSEEIIKDVIIGESEDYIINMGPQHPSTHGVLRLEVCLQGETVKYLIPHVGYIHRGIEKMCEANTYPQIIHLTDRMDYLSAHMNNEAVCLCVENALQIEVPEKVKYVRTILSELNRLASHQLWWSAFGMDLGALTTFFYGLRDRELILDIFEESFGSRLLHSFNTPGGLMHDIHPNFQTRVKEFITYFRQKLPEYDQLLTGNVIFEQRAKGVGVMSKETAIAYGVTGPSGRGSAFSCDLRKHAPYSAYDKVQFNEILYTEGDTFARYKVRMDEMWESMNIIEQLVDNIPDDGFSAKMKPIIKLPAGEYFQRVETARGEFAVFIVSDGDKKPYRIKFRSPNFSNLFVMNELAKGGKIADLIAISGSLDLVIPDIDR comes from the coding sequence ATGAGCGAAGAAATAATTAAAGATGTCATCATCGGCGAAAGCGAGGATTACATCATTAATATGGGGCCTCAGCACCCGTCAACGCACGGTGTTTTAAGGCTGGAAGTTTGCCTGCAAGGGGAAACGGTAAAATATTTGATCCCGCATGTCGGTTATATCCACCGAGGGATTGAGAAAATGTGCGAGGCGAATACGTATCCGCAAATCATTCACCTGACCGACCGGATGGATTACTTGTCAGCACACATGAATAACGAAGCAGTTTGCTTGTGTGTGGAGAACGCGTTGCAGATTGAAGTGCCTGAAAAAGTAAAATATGTGCGCACCATTTTGTCAGAGCTTAACCGCCTTGCTTCGCACCAGTTGTGGTGGAGTGCTTTCGGGATGGACCTTGGAGCATTGACAACCTTTTTCTACGGTTTGCGCGACCGGGAATTGATTCTCGATATTTTCGAGGAATCCTTCGGTTCTCGCTTGCTGCACAGTTTCAATACGCCGGGTGGTTTAATGCACGATATTCATCCGAATTTCCAGACGCGGGTGAAAGAATTCATCACCTATTTCCGTCAAAAACTTCCTGAATACGACCAGTTGCTGACCGGCAATGTCATTTTTGAACAACGCGCCAAAGGTGTCGGTGTAATGAGCAAAGAAACAGCAATCGCCTACGGTGTGACCGGACCGTCGGGCCGTGGTTCTGCCTTCTCTTGTGACTTGCGGAAACATGCGCCTTACAGCGCCTATGACAAAGTACAGTTCAACGAAATTTTATATACGGAAGGCGACACCTTTGCCCGCTACAAAGTTCGGATGGACGAGATGTGGGAATCGATGAACATCATTGAGCAATTGGTGGACAACATTCCGGATGATGGCTTTTCGGCGAAAATGAAACCAATCATCAAATTACCGGCCGGCGAGTATTTCCAACGGGTTGAAACGGCTCGCGGCGAGTTTGCAGTGTTCATTGTGAGCGATGGCGACAAAAAGCCTTATCGCATCAAGTTCCGCTCGCCCAACTTCAGTAACCTTTTTGTGATGAACGAACTGGCCAAAGGTGGAAAGATTGCCGACCTGATTGCGATCAGCGGTTCGCTGGACCTGGTAATTCCTGACATTGACCGATAA